The Channa argus isolate prfri chromosome 14, Channa argus male v1.0, whole genome shotgun sequence genome includes a window with the following:
- the LOC137098090 gene encoding uncharacterized protein isoform X5 — MSRLQSLKVLINERLTAAVEELFGYLERIISECEEELKCRCHKLLDAGSKPGDELQTVDAQQAMRFRVVIDHDVKKITFQNGIPSSVEDLIKVFKQAFSITSDIGLQYKDTDFDDFFTLTSTSDLKDKDTLKVVHVPPGIIMTTVPQKHNLDTSDVSSVDELLSVDSQDNLIPCPPVTERQNQWPAVFPIPAFSYNTEMALRQGNEKFLKDGTPLTSPSVKSDILERLAEAMFSYTAYPNDPQRAAVAQALIEKHPCLREPGSFNGCYGWQQSLKYKCANYRCKLKAHGNPELLINTLKHKQEGDRKPAKNIKKPRKSEVNYLPPHPTGETDDTLESVRLELIAASKTNDSGQMINDMMSRTYSCRRREVVGQTLQVAEFKERWPALFDPVQINEEFRRCNTIPLESTFICHLDRYMPKFLELFSSKGGAVGQRMKSVLIELIKDPKASLDKKRDVTLRCLIEYMGESVQDLISDYYRTPEGKVHEELKSQSMRIYICQQPDAVGVIIDGTPVLTGLDNMSRACCLLFGLTYALNLDYPPKLAKTFEVFQRLFVGLDTLQPKPSSKYINLKNKLLS, encoded by the exons ATGCACAACAAGCTATGAGATTTCGAGTCGTCATTGACCACGATGTCAAGAAAATAACTTTCCAAAACGGTATCCCCTCATCGGTGGAAGACTTGATAAAAGTCTTCAAACAGGCTTTTTCCATCACCTCAGACATTGGCCTTCAGTACAAAGACACAGACTTTGATGACTTTTTCACACTGACCTCTACAAGTGACCTGAAGGACAAGGACACCCTCAAAGTAGTACATGTTCCACCAGGCATCATAATGACCACAGTCCCTCAGAAGCATAACCTTGACACCTCTGATGTGTCCTCTGTGGATGAGCTGCTCTCTGTGGATTCGCAAGACAATTTGATTCCCTGCCCGCCCGTCACTGAGAGGCAGAACCAGTGGCCTGCCGTATTTCCCATTCCCGCCTTCTCCTACAACACGGAGATGGCTCTGAGACAAGGCAATGAAAAGTTTCTAAAAGATGGAACGCCTCTGACATCGCCAAGTGTTAAATCGGACATCCTGGAGCGCCTGGCAGAGGCTATGTTTTCATATACAGCTTATCCCAATGATCCACAAAGGGCTGCAGTTGCACAAGCTCTAATAGAGAAGCATCCATGCCTGAGGGAGCCTGGCTCTTTTAATGGATGTTATGGCTGGCAGCAGAGcctaaaatacaaatgtgcaaactatCGGTGCAAACTTAAAGCGCACGGAAACCCTGAACTGCTGATAAATACACTAAAACACAAGCAGGAGGGCGACagaaagcctgccaaaaatatCAAGAAGCCCAGGAAATCTGAGGTAAACTACCTTCCCCCACATCCAACAGGGGAAACGGATGACACCCTGGAGAGTGTGAGACTAGAGCTCATTGCAGCAAGCAAGACAAATGACAGTGGACAGATGATAAATGATATGATGTCAAGAACATACAGCTGTAGAAGAAGAGAGGTGGTGGGCCAGACCTTGCAGGTGGCAGAGTTCAAGGAGAGGTGGCCTGCCCTTTTTGATCCTGTACAG ATAAATGAAGAGTTCCGAAGATGCAACACTATTCCACTGGAGTCCACCTTTATCTGCCACCTGGACAGGTACATGCCCAAGTTTCTGGAATTATTCAGCTCCAAGGGAGGAGCTGTAGGACAACGCATGAAGAGTGTGTTGATTGAGCTGATCAAG GACCCAAAGGCATCATTGGACAAGAAAAGGGACGTTACTCTGAGATGTCTCATCGAGTACATGGGGGAAAGTGTGCAAGACCTAATCTCTGACTACTAC AGAACACCAGAGGGTAAAGTGCACGAAGAGCTTAAAAGCCAGAGTATGAGGATCTACATTTGTCAGCAGCCGGATGCGGTGGGCGTCATTATCGATGGTACTCCGGTACTAACAGGTCTGGATAACATGTCCAGAGCCTGCTGCCTCCTATTTGGCCTGACCTACGCACTAAATCTGGATTATCCCCCCAAACTTGCTAAAACCTTTGAAGTCTTTCAAAGATTATTTGTAGGACTCGATACATTGCAGCCAAAACCATCTTCGAAGTACATCaacctgaaaaacaaactgctcTCTTGA